The genomic window CGGCCGCCGTAGCCTTGCTGCCGGGCAGGACGACCCAATCGACGTCCGCCAGCGTGGCCGGGCTGCGTGCCCAGGCGAGCGACACGCCGGGCACGTTCTTGAGCGGCTGGAATTCATCCAGGTTGCTGATGCGCGGGTACGCGACGATGGCGATGCGGGTCGAACGCCCTCCGCTGGTGGAGCCCTGGGGCGACGGCACGGCGCGATCGTCGAACACCCCGTCTTCCTCCGGTAGCCCATGGCCGAAGCGCATCGGCACCACCGCCACCGTGGGCACGCCGGTCAACGCCTGCAGCTGCTCGGGCGCCGGCGCCAGCAGGCTGGCGTCGCCGCGAAACCTGTTGAGCACGAAGCCATGGATGCGCGCCCGGTCGGCCTCGGGCAGCAGCGCCCAAGTGCCGTACAGGTGGGCGAAGGCACCGCCGCGGTCGATGTCGGCCGCCAGCAGGCAGGCGGCGTCGGCATGGCGCGCCACGCGCAGGTTGACCACGTCGCTGGCCATCAGGTTGATCTCGGCCGGCGAGCCCGCGCCCTCGATCACCACCACGTCGTTCTCGGCGCGCAGGGCGTCCAGCGCGGCGGCAATCCGCAGCCACACGCGCTCGCTGCGCCCGCGCCAGGGCAGCGCGGTCAGTTCGCGATCCACCTGCCCCAGCAGCACCACCTGGCTGTGCGTGTCGGCCTCGGGCTTGAGCAGCAGCGGGTTCATGCGCACGTCGGGCACGGCGCGCGCGGCCAGCGCCTGGAAGTACTGGGCCGAGCCGATCTCGCCCGCCACGCCATCGGCGCCCGCCACAACGCGTGCGTTGTTGCTCATGTTCTGCGCCTTGAACGGCGCGACCTTCAGGCCCTGGTTGGCGTAGTGGCGGCACAGCGCGGTGGCCAGCCAGCTCTTGCCGGCGCCGCTGCTGGTGCCCAGCACCATCACGCAGCGCGCCGTCACGCGGCGGCTCCTGGCGCCAGTCGGGCATGCCGGAGAATCATCAAGTCATAACTCCTGAAATCGTAGCTGACGGCGCTTGTTCCGTGCGCGCCAACGGCTTATTTTGCACCAAAGTCTCAAGCGGACCGCGTCAGCAGCAGCGCCATACAGACCTCGGGTTCGTCGCCGGTCCAGCTCGGCATGGCCGCACCGGGCGGGCGCGGTGAATTCAGGAGGGCGCCGCCAGCAATTCGCTCAGCGCCGCCGGCTCCTGCACCAGGTCGGCCAGCGTGTGCTTGTCCAGCTCGGCGTAGAACACCTTGAAGGCGCCGCTCAGGATGCTCGACAGCTTGCACGCGGGCGCGATGCGGCAGTGGTGGCTGAGCTCGGCCACCATGCATTCGACGTAGGCGGCGTTGCCCTCGCACAGACGCACCACCTCGCCCAGGCGGATCGACTCGGCCGGCTGGCCCAGGCGCAGGCCGCCGCCCTTGCCGCGCACCGTCTGCACCCAGCCGGCGCGCCCCAGCAGGTGCACCACCTTGGTCAGGTGGTTGGACGAAATGCCGTAGGCGGCCGCGATTTCGTCCACCGTCGCGCGGCGATCCTCCTGCACCGCCAGGTACATCAGCACGCGCAAGGCGAAGTCGGAGAACGTGGTCACGCGCATGGCGGAAAATACGGGTCCGGCCGCCATGACGGCAACGCGGCTTTGCATTGCACCGCGTGGCTCCATGGCGTACATTAAAAGATGTATTCATTATGCATTTTTAGGATCACCTCGCAAGGCCCCATCCATCATGACCTTTGTCGTCACCGAAGCCTGCATCCGCTGCAAATACACCGACTGTGTGGACGTCTGTCCCACCGACGCCTTCCGTGAAGGCCCCAACTTCCTGGTCATCGAGCCGGACGACTGCATCGACTGCGCCGTCTGCGTGCCCGAATGCCCCGTCAACGCCATCTACGCCGACGAGGACGTGCCCAAGGACCAGCTCGACTTCATCCCGCTGAACGAAGAGCTGGCCAAGGGCTGGAAGACCATCTCGCGCAAGATCGACGCCCTGCCCGACGCCGACGAATGGGCCAAGGTCGAGCAAAAGCGCGACCAGCTGCAGCGCTGACCGCGGCCCCTCCCTTTTGCAACCACCGCGCCTGCCCGCAGGCGCACCCCCAAGCCATGTCAAACCCACCCGGACACGACCACACCACCCCCGAGGCCATCTACGGCTTCGATGCCCGCGGCATCGCGCGGCGCTTTCGCCACTCGGCCATCTTCGGCGCGCTCGACGCGCTGAACCCCGGCGAGACCATGCGCTTCGTCAACGACCACGACCCGATCCCGCTGCTGGGCCAGCTGCAGGCGCGCTACGGCGAGGCCGTGCACATCGAATACCGCCAGCGCTCGCACGAGGGCGTGGTGATCGACTTCATGCGCCAGTGAGCGCGCCGCCGCGAGGCGCGCACATCGAGCGATAAAAAAACCGCGCTACGTTTTGCGTAGCGCGGTTTTCTTTGGCCTGGCGGAGAGGGAGGGATTCGAACCCTCGGTACGGGGATACCGTACGCCTGATTTCGAGTCAGGTACATTCGACCACTCTGCCACCTCTCCGAGTATTCGTGTCGAACGGGTGATTCTAGCAGGTCAGCAAGTGCCCAAGTCCGGACCTTCATCCGGCCCGAAGTCGCGCCCTTCGCTCAGCGGCGCATGGCGGTAGGTGGCGGGCGTGCGGCTGAGCTTGACCGGCGCGCCCAGGCCGGTGTAGCCGCCCATCCTGACCACCATCTGGCGATGCAGCGTGTGCGGGTGCGTCAGCGCCTGCTCCACGTTCAGCACGGCGGCGGCGGGCACGCCGATGGCCATCAGCTCGTCGGCCAGGCGGGTGCCATCGGCCTGGGCCAGTGCGGCTTCGAGCAGGTCCTTCAGCTCGACGCGGTTGACGGAGCGCTGGCCGGCACTGGCGAAGCGCGCGTCCTGCGCCAGCTCGGGCCGGCCGATGTGCCGGCACAGCAGCGTGAACTGGCGGTCGTTGCCCACCGCCAGGAACACCGGGGCGCCGCCCGTGCGGACGACGTCGTAGGGATAGATGTTGGGGTGCGCGTTGCCGGTGCGCTGCGGCAGCTTGCCGCTCATGAACCAGTTGGCCGCGTGCGGGTGCAGCAGCGACAGGCCCGAGTCGTACAGCGCCGCGTCCACCAGCTGGCCCTGGCCGCTGGCGGCGCGCTCGTGCAGCGCCAGCAGCACGCCGATGACCGCGTTCAGCCCCGTCACCATGTCGACCACCGGCAGGCCCACGCGCAGCGGGTCGCCGCCGGCCTCGCCGTTGATGCTCATCAGGCCCGCCGTGGCCTGGATGGCGGCGTCGTAACCCGGCAACGCGCCCAGCGGGCCGTCGGCGCCGAAGCCGGTCACGCGGCACCAGACCAGGTGCGGCCATTGCCCGCGCATCTGCTCGCAGCCGATGCCCCACTTCTCCATGGTGCCCACCTTGAAGTTCTCCAGCACCACGTCGGCCTGGGCCATCAGCTCGCGCACGCGCTGCTGCCCCTCGGGGGCCGACAGGTCGAGGAACTGGATGCGCTTGTTGCGGTTCAGGCCGAAGTAGTACGAGGCCACGCCGTCCTTGAACGGCGGGCCCCAGGCGCGCGTGTCGTCGCCCTGCGGCGGCTCGACCTTGAGCACGTCGGCGCCGTGGTCGCCCAGGATCTGGCCGCACAGCGGCCCGCCGAGGATGCGCGAGAGGTCGAGCACCTTGATGCCCGCCAGCGCGCCCACCTTGCCCTGCATGGTGTTCAATCCAGCCGCACGCCCGAGGCCTGGACCACCTTGGCCCAGGCTGCGGTTTCCTTGTTGATGAACTGGCCGAGGTAGGCGGGCGAATGGTCGGGCGCCGACTCCAGCCCCTGCGAGGCAAAGGTTTCCTTGACCTTGGGCGCGGCCAGCGCGCGCACGAAGGCCTCGTTCAGCACCTTGATGCGCTCGGGCGGCGTGCCCTTGGGGGCGACCACGCCGAAGAACACGCTGACGTCGAAGCCTTTGAGGCCCTGCTCGGCCACGGTGGGAATGTCGGGCATGGCCTTGGAGCGCTGCGCGGTGGTCATGCCCAGGGCCTTGAACTTGCCCGATTTGATGTAGGGCATGGCCGTGAGGATGTCGGTGAAGGTCATGTCCACCTGCCCGGCCAGCAGGGCGTTGAGCGCCGGCCCCGTGCCCTTGAAGGGAACGTGGACCAGCTTGGTGCCCGCCATGTCGTTGAACAGCACGCCAGCCAGGTGCGATGAGGCGCCGTTGCCCGACGAGGCGTAGTTGAGCTTGCCCGGATCAGCCTTTTCCTTGGCGATCAGCTGCTGCACGGTGCCAACGCCCAGGTCGGGGCGCACCACCAGCACGTTGGGCAGGTAGCCCACGTAGATGACCGGCTCGAAGCTGGTGCGCGGGTCGTAGCGGATTTCCTTGTACAGGCTGTGGTTGATGGCCAGCGGCCCCGAGGTGCCGAACAGGATGTTGTAGCCGTCGGGCTTGGCGCGCGCCACGGCTTCGGCGCCGATGTTGCCGCCCGCGCCGGCGCGGTTGTCGACCACCACGCTCTGGCCCAGTTCCTTGGTCAGCTCGGCGGCCAGCAGGCGGGCCATGGCGTCGGTGGGGCCACCGGGCGAGAACGGCACCACGAAGTTGATGATGCGGTCCGGAAATTTCTCCTGCGCGGCGGCCGGCAGCACCGGCAGCGCCGTCACGGCGGCGGCACTCAGGGCCAGGGTGAGCAGTTGGCGCTTGTGGATGGGCATGTCTTGTCTCCTATGAAGTTGATAGCTGGTTGCGCTTGTTGGACAAGCGCTTCGGTTGTATTGGGTCAAGGAACGGAAAGCCAGTCGGCGGGCACCTCCACGGCCTGAAGCGGGTCGCGCGGCAGCACGCGGTGCGCCAGCACCAGCTGCGACAGGCGCAGGCGCTCAAAGGAGCCGGTCTTGCGCGCCTCCCAGGCCATCGCGATGGCCGTGGTGCAGTGGTACAGAGCCGTGGCGGCCTGGCGCACCAGCCTTTCGCCGTCCTCGGCAACGGCGCGCTCGGCCAGCGCCACGGCGCGCGCCAGTGCGTCCGTCAGCGCCTGGCGATAGGCGGCGGTGATGCCCTGGGTGTCGGCCAGCAGGCCGTGCAGGTAGTCCTGCAGCACCGGCAGCGAACCCTCGCGCTGGATGGCACGCTTCACGTCCAGCGCCACGATGTTGCTCGTGCCTTCCCAGATCGAGCCCAGGTGGGCGTCGCGCACCAGGCGCGGGTCAGCCCACTCCTCGATGTAGCCGCAGCCGCCGCGCACCTCCATGGCGTCGCCCGTGACCTTGCGCGCGTCGCGGCAGGCGCGGAACTTGATCAGCGGCGTGAGGATGCGCAGCAGCGCATAGGCCGCCTTGTCGCCGGCGTCCGAGCGCGTCAGCGTCTGCGCGGTCTGAAGCACCATGGTGCGCGCCTGCTCGGCGGGCACGCGCAGCTTGTCCAGCTGCACCTGCATCAGCGGCAGGTCCTGCAGACGGTGGCCGAAGGCCCAGCGCTCGCGGGCGATGAACTCGGCCTCGACCACGGCGCGGCGCATCATGCCGGCCGAGCGCATGCCGTTGGACAGGCGCGAGTTGTTCACCATGTCGGCGATCTGCACGAAGCCCCGGCCCTGCTCGCCCACCAGCCAGGCCACGGCGCCCTCCATGCGGATCTCGCCGCTGGCCATGGAGCGCGTGCCCATCTTGTCCTTCAGGCGCACGATGTGGTAGTGGTTGGTGCCGCCGTCGTCGAGCTGGCGCGGCAGCAGGAACAGGGATATGCCCTTCATGCCGGGCGGGCCGCCATCGACGCGCGCCAGCACCATGGAAAAGCCCGCGTCCGGGTTCGAGCAGAACCACTTCTCGCCATACAGGCGCCAGCTGCCGTCCGGCTGCGGGTAGGCCATGGTCAGGGTGTTGGAGATGTCCGAGCCCGCCGCCTGCTCGGTCATGAACATCGAGCCCTGCACGGCGGCATCGAAGTCCATGGCCAGCAGCCTGGGCAGGTACTTGTCGACCAGCTTGGGCGCGCCGTACTTGCGCAGCGTGCGCGTCAGCGAATCGGTCATGGACAGCGGGCAGCACAGGCCGAACTCGGACTGCACGAACAGGTACGTCAGCGCGTACTTGACGATGGCCGGCATCTTGCCCTTCCAGCCCAGCATGTCCTCGCGGTGCGAGATCGCGGCCAGGCCGAACTGCTGGAAGGCGACCTTTTCCATCTCGACGTAGGCCGGGTGCTTGACGATGCGCTGCTGCTCCTGGCCTGAGCGGCTGCGCATCTCCAGCGTCGGCGGGTTGCGGTCGGCCTCCAGCGCCCAGTCGTCCACGGCGCCGCCGGCCAGCTCGCCCATGCGCTCGAAGTAGGGCTGCAGGTGCGCGAACAGGTCCGCCGGCAGGTACAGGGCCAGCAGCTGCTGCAGCTCCTTGTCCTCCAGGTAGTTGTTGACATGGCCGCGGTCGGGCACCGGGTGGGCGGCGGCGCTGGCCTGGGCCAGGGCGGTCATCTGGGTGAGGTCGTTGGCGGACATGCGGGTCTCCTGGTCGCTCGTGCTGGCCGCCATTGGAATCCGCTCGATCATTCGTGTCCAATATCAATAAAATGTTCGTCCATAGGATTTGCGAATCGTCATCATGGAACTGCGCCTGCTGCACTACTTCGTCACCCTGGCCGAGGAACTGCATTTCGGCCGCGCGGCGCAGCGCCTGTTCATCTCGCAGCCGCCGCTGTCGGTGGCCATCCGGCAGCTCGAGGACGAACTGCGGGCGCAGCTGTTCGAGCGCAGCAGCAAGGGCGTGCGCCTGACGGCCGCCGGCGAGCACCTGCTGGAGCGCGCGCGCCAACTGCTGGCGCTCAGCCGCCAGACCGCGCAGGAGACGCAGGACGTGGCCCAGGGCACGCGCGGCCACCTGCGCCTGGGTTTTGTCGGCTCCAGCCTGTACCGCGGCCTGCCCCAGGCGCTGGAGCGCCTGCAGCAAAGCCAC from Burkholderiaceae bacterium includes these protein-coding regions:
- a CDS encoding cobyric acid synthase, giving the protein MTARCVMVLGTSSGAGKSWLATALCRHYANQGLKVAPFKAQNMSNNARVVAGADGVAGEIGSAQYFQALAARAVPDVRMNPLLLKPEADTHSQVVLLGQVDRELTALPWRGRSERVWLRIAAALDALRAENDVVVIEGAGSPAEINLMASDVVNLRVARHADAACLLAADIDRGGAFAHLYGTWALLPEADRARIHGFVLNRFRGDASLLAPAPEQLQALTGVPTVAVVPMRFGHGLPEEDGVFDDRAVPSPQGSTSGGRSTRIAIVAYPRISNLDEFQPLKNVPGVSLAWARSPATLADVDWVVLPGSKATAADLAWLRAQRLDTAVAAHAARGGRVLGICGGLQMLGEALIDVHGVESEGNAPGLGLLPLVTCFEPGKTVRHAAQRFGALTGAWSALSNVPVAGYEIHSGRTVQHPAMAAKGDVAREVMAGLAWQNVAGNVLGVYLHGLFEDAAVLRALFGADAPALDAVFDGLADAVERAFAPGVLDALVQRRIQANARV
- a CDS encoding Rrf2 family transcriptional regulator, with translation MRVTTFSDFALRVLMYLAVQEDRRATVDEIAAAYGISSNHLTKVVHLLGRAGWVQTVRGKGGGLRLGQPAESIRLGEVVRLCEGNAAYVECMVAELSHHCRIAPACKLSSILSGAFKVFYAELDKHTLADLVQEPAALSELLAAPS
- a CDS encoding ferredoxin family protein, whose product is MTFVVTEACIRCKYTDCVDVCPTDAFREGPNFLVIEPDDCIDCAVCVPECPVNAIYADEDVPKDQLDFIPLNEELAKGWKTISRKIDALPDADEWAKVEQKRDQLQR
- a CDS encoding DUF2249 domain-containing protein — its product is MSNPPGHDHTTPEAIYGFDARGIARRFRHSAIFGALDALNPGETMRFVNDHDPIPLLGQLQARYGEAVHIEYRQRSHEGVVIDFMRQ
- a CDS encoding CoA transferase, with amino-acid sequence MQGKVGALAGIKVLDLSRILGGPLCGQILGDHGADVLKVEPPQGDDTRAWGPPFKDGVASYYFGLNRNKRIQFLDLSAPEGQQRVRELMAQADVVLENFKVGTMEKWGIGCEQMRGQWPHLVWCRVTGFGADGPLGALPGYDAAIQATAGLMSINGEAGGDPLRVGLPVVDMVTGLNAVIGVLLALHERAASGQGQLVDAALYDSGLSLLHPHAANWFMSGKLPQRTGNAHPNIYPYDVVRTGGAPVFLAVGNDRQFTLLCRHIGRPELAQDARFASAGQRSVNRVELKDLLEAALAQADGTRLADELMAIGVPAAAVLNVEQALTHPHTLHRQMVVRMGGYTGLGAPVKLSRTPATYRHAPLSEGRDFGPDEGPDLGTC
- a CDS encoding tripartite tricarboxylate transporter substrate binding protein — encoded protein: MPIHKRQLLTLALSAAAVTALPVLPAAAQEKFPDRIINFVVPFSPGGPTDAMARLLAAELTKELGQSVVVDNRAGAGGNIGAEAVARAKPDGYNILFGTSGPLAINHSLYKEIRYDPRTSFEPVIYVGYLPNVLVVRPDLGVGTVQQLIAKEKADPGKLNYASSGNGASSHLAGVLFNDMAGTKLVHVPFKGTGPALNALLAGQVDMTFTDILTAMPYIKSGKFKALGMTTAQRSKAMPDIPTVAEQGLKGFDVSVFFGVVAPKGTPPERIKVLNEAFVRALAAPKVKETFASQGLESAPDHSPAYLGQFINKETAAWAKVVQASGVRLD
- a CDS encoding acyl-CoA dehydrogenase family protein, with amino-acid sequence MSANDLTQMTALAQASAAAHPVPDRGHVNNYLEDKELQQLLALYLPADLFAHLQPYFERMGELAGGAVDDWALEADRNPPTLEMRSRSGQEQQRIVKHPAYVEMEKVAFQQFGLAAISHREDMLGWKGKMPAIVKYALTYLFVQSEFGLCCPLSMTDSLTRTLRKYGAPKLVDKYLPRLLAMDFDAAVQGSMFMTEQAAGSDISNTLTMAYPQPDGSWRLYGEKWFCSNPDAGFSMVLARVDGGPPGMKGISLFLLPRQLDDGGTNHYHIVRLKDKMGTRSMASGEIRMEGAVAWLVGEQGRGFVQIADMVNNSRLSNGMRSAGMMRRAVVEAEFIARERWAFGHRLQDLPLMQVQLDKLRVPAEQARTMVLQTAQTLTRSDAGDKAAYALLRILTPLIKFRACRDARKVTGDAMEVRGGCGYIEEWADPRLVRDAHLGSIWEGTSNIVALDVKRAIQREGSLPVLQDYLHGLLADTQGITAAYRQALTDALARAVALAERAVAEDGERLVRQAATALYHCTTAIAMAWEARKTGSFERLRLSQLVLAHRVLPRDPLQAVEVPADWLSVP